Proteins encoded by one window of Candidatus Terasakiella magnetica:
- a CDS encoding c-type cytochrome has protein sequence MKKMISLSLAVGAVIAFTSPVLADGATVFEDTCSGCHGENGKGAEGMNGVPDFTNAPAIWAKSDDALTQSVIKGIEKPGAEVTMPPRAGDDELTDAQIKETVVYMRKTFAK, from the coding sequence ATGAAAAAAATGATTTCCCTTTCACTTGCTGTTGGTGCTGTCATCGCTTTTACAAGCCCAGTGCTTGCCGATGGAGCAACTGTATTTGAAGACACATGCAGCGGTTGCCATGGTGAAAATGGCAAAGGTGCCGAAGGTATGAACGGTGTGCCAGATTTCACAAATGCACCTGCGATTTGGGCAAAAAGTGATGATGCGTTGACACAATCTGTCATCAAAGGGATTGAAAAACCGGGTGCAGAAGTGACCATGCCACCACGTGCTGGTGATGATGAGTTAACCGATGCACAGATCAAAGAAACGGTTGTTTATATGCGAAAGACGTTTGCTAAATAA
- the ybaK gene encoding Cys-tRNA(Pro) deacylase yields MTPAINLAKKKKIVFELHQYDHDSKADSYGEEAAEKLGLSLEQVFKTLVIATEKNELCVCVVPVAGMLDLKQAAKALKAKKATMAEAKKVQSTTGYVLGGVSPLGQKKQLRTLIDHSAKKFATMFVSAGKRGLEIELSPQDLSNLTRGSFAEIAKL; encoded by the coding sequence ATGACACCAGCGATCAATTTGGCAAAAAAGAAAAAGATTGTCTTTGAGCTACATCAATATGACCATGATTCAAAAGCAGATTCTTATGGAGAAGAGGCTGCTGAAAAACTGGGTTTATCCCTAGAACAGGTTTTTAAAACATTGGTCATTGCCACTGAGAAAAATGAACTCTGCGTTTGCGTTGTTCCCGTGGCTGGCATGTTAGACCTCAAACAAGCTGCTAAAGCTTTAAAAGCGAAAAAGGCGACCATGGCTGAGGCAAAGAAAGTCCAATCCACCACGGGCTATGTGCTCGGCGGGGTCAGTCCTTTGGGGCAGAAAAAACAGCTTAGAACCCTGATTGATCATTCTGCGAAAAAGTTTGCCACCATGTTTGTCAGCGCAGGCAAACGCGGTCTTGAAATTGAGCTTTCCCCACAGGATTTATCAAACCTGACCCGTGGTTCTTTTGCTGAAATTGCAAAACTCTAA
- a CDS encoding DMT family transporter produces the protein MRLFDWILLLTLSLLWGGSFFFTEIALREVTPLVTVWGRVGLAALMLLLILRIKAIALPREKDLWLAFFAMGLLNNVIPFCLIVWGQTEITGSLASIFNATTPLFTIVLAQFLTRDEKLSLAKGTGLIVGFIGVIVMVGLEALEGMSAMVWAQLAILMAALSYGLAAIWGRRFKGVDPMVTACGQVTCSSLVMTPIALLYGFPQGYFMPSGDVVLAIIAIAFLCTVLAYILYFRILATSGATNLMLVTFLIPISAIALGGLFLDERLETQQVIGMGLILFGLVIIDGRMLRSNLFKTKA, from the coding sequence ATGCGTTTGTTTGACTGGATTTTATTATTAACCCTTTCCCTGCTGTGGGGCGGGTCTTTCTTTTTTACGGAAATCGCTTTGCGTGAAGTCACACCACTTGTCACCGTATGGGGGCGCGTGGGCTTGGCTGCTTTAATGTTATTGTTGATTTTGCGCATTAAAGCCATTGCGCTGCCCCGTGAAAAAGACCTTTGGCTGGCTTTTTTCGCCATGGGCTTGCTCAATAATGTCATTCCCTTTTGCCTGATTGTTTGGGGGCAAACTGAAATTACGGGATCATTGGCCTCTATTTTCAATGCAACAACACCATTATTTACCATCGTCCTTGCCCAGTTTTTGACCCGTGATGAGAAACTCAGTCTTGCAAAAGGGACAGGTCTTATTGTGGGGTTTATCGGGGTGATCGTCATGGTCGGGCTTGAGGCTTTAGAAGGCATGAGTGCGATGGTCTGGGCACAGCTTGCGATTTTGATGGCAGCACTGTCTTATGGGTTAGCTGCAATTTGGGGGCGACGTTTTAAGGGCGTTGATCCTATGGTGACGGCATGCGGACAAGTGACCTGTTCAAGCCTTGTGATGACGCCCATTGCCTTACTCTATGGCTTTCCCCAAGGGTATTTTATGCCCTCAGGCGATGTGGTGCTTGCCATTATTGCCATTGCGTTTTTATGTACCGTGTTGGCTTACATTTTGTATTTCAGAATTCTTGCCACCAGCGGGGCAACAAATTTAATGTTGGTCACCTTCCTTATTCCCATCAGTGCTATCGCGCTTGGCGGCCTGTTTTTAGACGAGCGACTGGAAACCCAACAAGTGATTGGCATGGGGCTAATCCTGTTTGGTCTGGTTATCATTGATGGCAGAATGTTGCGCAGCAATCTTTTTAAAACAAAGGCTTAG
- a CDS encoding substrate-binding periplasmic protein, with translation MMSIRALAADELPRLVTIEQIPYSFMDEKGKKDGYQYLIADAILRQAGYKAKSKMVPLKRLVYSLQGGAADCGLLAGTPYVKEHFAMIEPVGINLTIGVVPRRDIILTEYKDLHKIKVGVGTGVRVDDRFDHDPLVTKMETKDYASGVLVLQRRRVDGLVGVVGSIKYSALKQGLNPDVLFGEPLVFSQMPMMLICAKSVADKPFVKRLKSALVSLKAKGEIQKILDGFYQSVRP, from the coding sequence ATGATGTCGATACGCGCTTTAGCTGCGGACGAGCTGCCACGTCTTGTCACCATTGAGCAAATTCCCTATAGCTTTATGGATGAGAAGGGCAAGAAGGATGGGTATCAATATCTGATTGCCGATGCCATTTTGCGCCAAGCTGGATACAAGGCCAAAAGCAAAATGGTACCGTTAAAACGACTGGTTTATTCCCTTCAGGGCGGGGCTGCTGATTGTGGCCTATTGGCTGGCACGCCCTATGTTAAAGAACATTTTGCCATGATTGAGCCCGTGGGCATTAATTTGACCATTGGTGTAGTCCCGCGCAGAGATATCATCCTTACAGAGTATAAAGACCTGCATAAAATTAAAGTCGGTGTGGGTACGGGCGTGCGTGTGGATGATCGTTTTGATCATGACCCGTTAGTGACGAAAATGGAGACCAAAGACTATGCCAGTGGTGTCTTGGTTTTACAAAGAAGGCGCGTTGACGGGCTTGTCGGTGTGGTGGGAAGTATTAAATATAGCGCCCTTAAACAAGGACTGAACCCCGATGTGCTTTTTGGGGAACCTTTGGTTTTCTCACAGATGCCGATGATGTTGATCTGTGCAAAGAGTGTGGCGGATAAGCCTTTTGTTAAACGCTTAAAATCAGCATTGGTTAGCTTAAAAGCAAAAGGCGAAATACAGAAAATTCTAGATGGGTTTTATCAATCTGTACGCCCATAG
- a CDS encoding VOC family protein, protein MLNAIDAIRIFSGDFQETKTFFVEAVGFEIGFEDEGVCVFDLAGTKLILEEVDLSEPEAAGMVGRFTGVSFATDDIKSTYKELSAKGVHFEGKPETEEWGGAMAHFKDPAGNVFTLVQYPPQN, encoded by the coding sequence ATGCTGAACGCCATTGATGCAATTAGAATTTTTTCTGGTGATTTTCAGGAAACGAAAACGTTTTTTGTAGAAGCCGTTGGTTTTGAAATCGGCTTTGAAGATGAAGGCGTTTGTGTATTTGATTTAGCAGGTACAAAATTGATTTTGGAAGAAGTCGATTTAAGTGAGCCAGAAGCTGCTGGTATGGTCGGGCGCTTCACAGGTGTTTCTTTTGCAACAGACGATATCAAGAGCACTTATAAAGAGCTGAGTGCAAAAGGCGTTCATTTTGAAGGTAAGCCAGAGACTGAAGAATGGGGGGGAGCTATGGCTCACTTTAAGGACCCTGCTGGCAATGTGTTCACCTTGGTGCAATATCCACCACAAAATTAA
- a CDS encoding alpha/beta family hydrolase, producing the protein MDYLYSGPENSDITFVYAHGAGAHMDSKFMERVAEGLGEHGIRVVRFEFPYMQKRRETGKKRPPDRTPKLLNAWRDVIADLGGPDKLFIGGKSLGGRMATMVAQELEVEETPVRGVLVTGYPFHPLGKSEKEYLRTEHLMELKTPTLICQGARDSFGWWDEVVTYGLPDIIDFHWADDGDHDLKPRVLSGRTMKENQLEAVDAMANWLKEKAAT; encoded by the coding sequence ATGGACTATCTTTATAGCGGACCGGAAAATTCTGACATCACCTTTGTCTATGCCCATGGGGCAGGTGCTCATATGGATAGCAAATTCATGGAACGTGTTGCTGAGGGTCTGGGCGAACATGGCATTCGCGTGGTGCGATTTGAATTTCCCTATATGCAAAAGCGCCGTGAAACGGGCAAAAAACGCCCACCTGATCGCACACCCAAACTGCTTAATGCTTGGCGTGACGTGATTGCGGATCTTGGCGGTCCAGACAAGCTGTTTATCGGTGGTAAATCCCTTGGCGGGCGCATGGCAACCATGGTTGCCCAAGAACTGGAGGTCGAGGAAACGCCCGTGCGCGGCGTGCTTGTGACAGGTTATCCTTTCCATCCCCTTGGTAAATCTGAAAAAGAATATTTGCGCACCGAACATCTTATGGAGCTCAAAACCCCAACGCTCATTTGCCAAGGTGCGCGCGATAGTTTTGGCTGGTGGGATGAAGTTGTCACCTATGGCCTGCCTGACATTATTGATTTCCATTGGGCCGATGATGGCGATCATGACCTTAAACCACGCGTGCTTTCAGGGCGCACCATGAAAGAAAACCAGCTTGAAGCTGTTGATGCTATGGCAAACTGGCTTAAAGAAAAAGCCGCTACATGA